In Tumebacillus amylolyticus, the genomic stretch GTAACCAGCGTGTCGGACAGTTCCTTGAAATACAGGCGGTCTGTCGTCGGAATCCCGAGCAGTTCCGCGATGACCATCACCGGCAACGGAGCCGCGACGTCGTACACGGTGTTCATGCGACCTTGCTCCTGCACCGCATCGAGCAAAAAATTCAGAATCTCGTAGATGCGCGGTGCCACATCGGCAACCGCTTTCGGTGTGAACACGCCGTTCACCAACTCGCGAAAATCTTGGTGACGCGGCGGATCAACGGTGATGATGTTTTCCGTATTGGTGTTGTCGCGGTTGAAATTGGACGAGAAGGTCTTCGGGTCTTTCAAGATGCGAACGCAATCTTCGTAGAGAAACGCGTCCCACGTTCCGTAGGTCTCGTCGAATCGCAACGGCGTGTTCTCGCGCAGCGTTTTCAAGATCGGAAACGGGTTCGCCCGCTTCTCTTCGGTGTTAAACTCCTCAAGCGGCGGGATGAAACTGGCACCGCGTGTTTGGGCTACTTGTTTCGATTCCATGAAATTGTCTTCCTCCTCCTACAACGATAATGGATTACATTTTTATTTTTATTATAAGTTTCGTGTCCCTAATTACAACCGACAGAATCCGGCGAAATGTCGAATAAACAACAGATTTCCTCAATCTGTCGAGCAACTGCGAAATAAACAACAGATAGACACCATGTTGATTTTGCGATATAAGAGTAGGTATTCACTTTGACAGACCCGACAGGAGGACGGAACTTTGGAAGAAAAACTCGACGCCCGCATCAAACGCTCTCGCCAACTCTTGCGCGAAGCTTTGGTCACCTTAATTGAAGAAAAAGGATACGAACGCCTCACCGTCCGCGACATCACCGACCGAGCGGCGCTCAACCGCTCGACGTTTTACCTGCACTACCAAGACAAGGAAGACTTGCTCCGCCAAACGGCCAAGGAAGTGTTGGACGAACTGCGCGCCTGCTTTCAAACCCCCGAGCCGATTCCGCTGAAGGACGACATCTCGCCGACGCTGATCTCCCTCTTCGAACACGTCGAGCAGAACGGCGACTTCTATCAGGTGATGCTCAGCGAGAAAGGCTTCCCGCGTTTCCAGTTCTATCTGGAAAAAGTCATGATCGACTCGCTCAAGGGACGCCAAGACCTGCTGCAACCGCAAGGGGAGTTGGCGGTGCCGTTCGATTTTTTCCTGCATTACATCGCCTCGGCACACACGGGGATGATCGCGTGGTGGCTTGGGCAAGACAGGCCGTACTCGCCGAAATACATGGCGACCCAATTGACCCGCCTCATTCGTTCCACCGCCCAAGCGTTGCGATAAAAAAGCAAAGTCTTCCAACTTGTAGTCCACAGGTTTACAATGAAGTTGACGGCAATACGAGGGGAGTGGAAAGGATGGTTGAAAAATTTTCTGTGCCGATCCCGACTCATGAGGCAGAACGAACGATTCGCGTCTACCTGCCGAAAAGCTACGAAGCGGGAGACAGGCGCTATCCGGTTCTCTATGCGCATGACGGGCAAAACCTCTTTCACGATGCAGACGCAACGGGTGGAGTGTCTCTGGGCTTGGAAGCGTATTTTGATACGCACGGCGTGGAGATGATCGTCGTCGGCATCGACTCCGTACCGGGCGAACAGCGAATTATCGACTATTATGCGTGGGCACACGGGGAGTTCAGTCAGCGCATCTTGGGAGAGGCGTGTACGTTGCCCGCCAAGGGAGAAGCGTACATCGACTTCATCGTGCAGGACTTGAAACCGTTGATCGACCGGAAGTATCGGACTCTTGAAAACTCGACGGCGATGGCGGGGATTTCGTCAGGCGGTTCGATTTCGATGTATGCGGCCTGTGCGTACCCGCACATTTTCAAACGGATCGCCGGGTTTTCCAATGCGTTTTACCGCAACCAAGAAGGCATAGAGGACTTCGTGCGGGACTCCGACTTGTCGCTTCTGGAAAACGTCTACTTGGATTGTGGAGCGCAGGAAGGCAAGGGCGAGGAGGAGATCGCGCAGATCTTCCTCGGCTCGAACCGATCTGTCTACGAGATCTTGAAACAGAAGTTCCCACAGGCAAGATTCCGAGTGGTGGAGGACGGGGAGCACAGCTATGAGCATTTCAAAAAACGTGCTCCGGAAGTGTTGGCCTCTTTGTTTGAGGACATCCTGTGAGTGGATGAAAAAAGGAGGACCTCAAAGCCCATGAAAATCGGGTTTCGCACGATCAAAACGGCAGTGGGCAGCGCACTGTCCATCTATGTCGCTTCCTATCTTGGATTGGAGTTCTACTCGTTTGCCGGAATCTTGACGATGCTCTGCTTGCGGGAGACGGTGAAGCGTTCCTTTCGCGATGCGTGGGAGCGCTTCGTTGCGTGCTTGATCGGGATCGCCTTTGCGGTGCTCGCGTTTCACCTGTTCGGGTTCCACCCGTGGGTCATCGGGCTGATCTTGCTGTTCCTCATCCCGACGTCGGTGATGTTGAAAGTGCAAGGCAGCGTCCTCACCGCGTGTGTCATCATCCTGCATATGTTCATGTCGGAGCACGTCGGCGTGTCGATGGTGCTCAACGAATTGAAACTGGTCGCCGTCGGGATCGGAGCGGCGTTGTTGATGAATTCCTACATGCCAAACCGCGAGAAAGAACTGGTGCGGCTGCAAAAGCAAATCGAGGGAAACTTCAAGAGCATTTTTCAACAGATTGCACGCTTCTTGCGGGAGGGTGCGACCGATTGGGAAGGGCGCGAGATCACGGAAACGGTGGACATCTTGCGCGATGCGTTGAAGCTGGCGTTGGAGGATATTGAAAACCACGTGCTCCGCGAGGAGACCGGCTATTATGCGTACTTCCTCATGCGCAGTCGCCAGTTTGAGATCATCCAGCGGATTATGCTGACCCTCTCGCCCTTGGAAGGCTCCTACGAACAAGGCCGTCAGATCGCCGACTACCTTGACGAGATGTCGGTCCACATCGCCCCCGGTACGCGGGAGATGACCCAAGGCCGCCTCGACTCCTTGGCCCGCCTCCAAGACGAGTTCAAAAAAGCAGACCTGCCCCAGAACCGGCATGAGTTTGAGAATCGCGCCGCCCTCTTGCACTTCATTCATGACATGGAACGATATTTGAAGATCAAGCAGAAGTGGTTGATTCGGGACAAGCGGTAGACGTCTGTGACGAAGATGTGAAAAGAGACCCCCTTCGCGAAGAAGTGGGGTCTTTTTTTGTTGGGCACAAAGAAAAATCAAATTCTTCTCCCCCATACTGAAGTCAACACCCCAACACAACCAAAAACCTCTAAGGAGTGACGAATACATGAAACCGAAACAATGGGTCCCTTGGATCATCCGCCTGGGCAGCGTCGCCCTCGTCTCCGTCTTGACGGGGCAGATCACGACGGCGAACGTCAACCATAACGACAATCAAACTGCGATCAACGAAAAAGAAAATGTCAACGGAAATCAAAGCACACCCGATCCCAACGGCTCGACGATCGACGACGGTTTGAACGGCACCGACGGCTACATCGGCGGCGATGACAGGACCATCGATCCCGGTCAAAACTTTGGAAGCAACAACTCCCAAGGCTCGTCCGGCTTCACCCGACCGAACCGAGGCGGAGGCAACAACACCCGTACGCACGGGTCTTGAGAAAAAGGAGGCAGACCGACATGACCCAACAGAATTTTTCCTTTCGCGCCATGAACACCAACGTGGAAATCTGCTTCCTCCCCGCAAATTCTATGGAAGATTCTGAATTCACCGCGCTGATGACCGACGTGCAGTTCCTCTTCGAACAAGTCGAGGACACCTGCTCCCGCTTCCGTCCCGACAGCGAGTTGTCCCGCCTCAACGAAATGGCGGCGCAAACCAATCGGGCGGAGAACTGGTTCCCCGTCTCGACGTTGCTCTGCGACCTCCTCATCGCAGCGGAGGAAGCCTACCACGACACAGACGGAATCTTCAACCCCGGTCTGCTTCGCCATCTGCAAACGGCAGGCTACGATCTTTCCTTTGAAAAGCTCCAACCGCAACCCATGAAAAAAAGCGAAGCCCTGCTCACCGCACCCGGTCTTCCTTTTCACCTGAACGCCAAACACAAAACGATCTCCCTCCAACCTCACGCCCAACTCGATTTAGGAGGCATCGCCAAAGGTTGGACCGTTGACCGTGCCGTCGCACATCTGCGCCGATTCGGAGCCGGATTCGTCAATGCAGGCGGTGACTTGCGCGTCTTCGGTCAAACGAAGGAACCGTGGAACATCGGAGTTGAGGACCCGTTCGCACCTGACCGGGACGTTGCGAGCTTGCAGATGTCATCGGGGGCTCTGGCGACTTCCTCCACCGTCAAACGCCGCTGGCAGCAGGGCAGTATCTGGCAACATCACCTGCTCGATTCCACAACCGGCCGTCCGTCCACGTCTGCGATTGCAACGGCCACCGTAACGGCCCCGACCGCCGTCCAAGCAGACGTCTGGGCCAAAACCGTACTGTTTCTCGGCCCCGAACGAGGCGCAGACTTCCTGCGTCGTCGAAACCAACAGGGCGTCGTCGTCCACCACACTCGAAACGTGCAATTTGTAAAATAAGGAGGTCTCCCCGTGAACACGATACTTTCGTTCTACCACGTCAGCTTGCCCGCTTGGGTTGACGCTTGGACCTTAACTCGGTCGGCGGGCATCGGCGGCTACGTGCTGCTGACCCTCTCCGTGCTCGTCGGTCTCTACCAATCCATCCGCACCAAACAGGGCAAACCGGCTCCGATCGCCGCTGCCGCCCACGTCTCGATGGCGCGCTGGTCGCTGTATCTGGTGCTGGTCCACCTGATCTTGCTCGCGTTTGACAGCTATTCGAACTACTCGTGGTCCGAACTGCTCATCCCGTTCACCTCGCATTTGGAACCGATCCCGATGGCATTTGGCATCATCGCGGGCTACCTGCTTCTCTTCACAATGGTCACCACCGAATTGCGAACCAAAATCGGACAGAAAGCATGGAAGAAACTCCACATGGCAAGCCCGATTCTCTACCTGCTCTCCACCGTCCACGGCATCGCAAACGGCACCGACACCGGTTCGTACCTCCCGATGTACATCGCAAGCAGCCTCAGCGTCATCCTCATGCTCGTCATCCGCTTCGGCTTCGCAGGCAAATCCAAAAAAACCGCAGAAGCCTCATAAAAAGAGACGCATTCCCTCACGAAGGGAACGCGTCTTTTTTTGCTAGAGTCATTTAGACGACAACTTCTTCGACCACCACAGGACGCAACGCCTTCGTTTCATCTACATACACAAACGCATCGTACCTTTCCGCCATATTCGACGGCACATAATTCCCGCGCTCATACTCAGGGTAGTAGACCACGCCAATCGCACGATGCCCGACGGTGGTTTGGAACAGGGGATTCTCCGGCCCGAGGAAGAGAATTTGGTTGTGAGCTCCTGCTCTGTGCATCAAGTCTTCCCAGGAATTATGGATCGCTTTGGGGACGGGCATCACTTGCAGGGGAGCGCCCCATTCGCGAGCGGCGATGACCGTGCCGCGGTGAGTACCGAATCCGATCGCATAGCAGTTTTCGCGCCCGTATTGCTCGCGGACCAACTGCCCGACGTTGACCATGCCTTCGCTTGCCATATCGGTCGCCCGTGCATCGCCGATGTGCGTGTTGTGCTCCCAGATGATCGCTTTCGCCCCCGTGCCGTGGAAGCGCATCAACTGGTTCAACGCCTCGACCATATGCGTATCGCGGATGTTCCACGAGTCGTTGCCGCCGCGCACCATCGAGCGGTAGTAGCGCTCCGCATTCACCGCGACCATCGCGTTCAACTCGGCACTCAACTCCGCTTCGCTCTCCACTCGTCCGTTGAAACGGCGCTCTTGCAACGAAGTCAGGAGTTTGACGACTTCCTCCTCGCACGTTTCATGCAGATACGCCGCCGCCATGCCATACGTCTGTCCTTCGCGCGAGTAGGGCTCGAAGCAGGCGAACGCACGCTTCGCTTTGAACAGCTCGGGGGAGTTCGTCTCCTCCAGATACTTCAAGACTTCCTCCATCGACTCCCACAGGCTGTACATATCCAGTCCGTAGAAGCCTACGCGTTTTGATTCGTCGCGGTTCGCATTGAACCCGCGCATCCACTTCCCGAGTTCCATCACTTCTTGGTTCGCCCACATCCACGTCGGCCAGCGGTTGAAGGCACCGACAGCTTCGCGCACGGAACCGGGTGCGCCGGAGGTGTTTTTTACGTATTGGTTGAGGCTGTAGCAAGAGGGCCAGTCGCCTTCGACGCCGATGAAGTTGAACCCCTTGCGTTCGATGAGGCGCTTACTCAGCTCCATCCGCAAGCTGTAAAACTCCGAAGTCCCGTGCGACGCTTCGCCCAGCATCACGATCTGCGCATCTCCAATTGCATCCACCAACTCATCGAGATCGTCGTGCGAGTCGAGACGGAGGGAGTGGTTGCGAATTTCTTCAACGATGTCGTGTTTGTTCATTCTGCATCCCTGTCTTTCCATTTGAATTGACAGTGAAAGTATGTCCGTTCCGTGCTACAATCCATGTACTTGGAAATGTTGGGAGGCATCAACATGATGACGTACCGACTGGAGCGTTTTTTGCCGAAGATCGAAGCGTTGCCCGCTCACGGCAAGCTGCGGCAGGAGGACTTGTTGACGCCGGCGTTTCGACTTCAACAGCAGGGAAGTGTGGAGATCTACTACGCCCCGCACAACGACTACATCAACACGGCGGCCAAAGTCTGCATCGTCGGCATCACGCCGGGCTGGCAGCAGATGGAGCTCTCGTTTCGTCAGGTGCGCGATGACCTGCAAGCCCAAACCTTCTCCCTCGACGAGATCGCCCGCCGCGCCAAGGAAGTTGCCGGACTTGCAGGCACGATGCGCAAGAACGTCATCGAGATGCTGGACGACCTCGGGCTTCCTGAAAAAGTGGGCGTCCCAACGGCAGCCCACCTTTTTTCAGACCGGCGCGACTTGCTGCATACCACGTCGCTGATCCACGACCCCGTGTTCGTCAAAGGCCGCAACTACACCGGACACACACCGCAGATTGCGTCGACTCCCATCTTGAAAACCTACGCCTATGAGAAGTTTCCGCATGAATGGAAGCAACTCACGCACAACCCGCTCCTCATCCCGTTAGGAAAAAGCGTCGCGGACATTCTCGCGACCCTCATCGACGAGGGCGTGCTCGATCGGGAGCGCTGTCTGCTCGGTTTTCCCCACCCCTCAGGCGCCAACGGGCATCGTAAGACGCAATTTGCGCAGGTCAAAGAACAGTTACAGATTCAACTAGAGACTTTTTTTCTGCGAGATTGCAAAGTATAATGATGCCAGTATGATGGGAGGAAGATCAGTGAGGAAGCAACGGATCTTGTTCATTGGCGCAGGACGAATGGCGGAAGCGATTTTTGCCGGTGTATTGCGTACACAGAAGGACTACATAGAGGAGATCGTCGTCGCGAACCGCTCAGACCTTGCGCGGCTTCACGCGATGCGCGACCAATACGGCGTCAGCGTCACCACCGATTGGCGAGACGCTGTTGCCAAAGCGGATGTCGTGTTGCTTGCGATGCCGCCGCAGAACCATCGCGATGTGCTGACTCAACTCGCACCCTACATCAAGGGCCAGTTGGTGATGACCGTCGCCGCCGGGATTGGAATCGGACTGCTTGAAGAAACGCTTCCCGCAGGCACGCCCGTCGTCTGGATCATGCCGAACACCGCAGCGGGCATCGGAGAGTCGATCACCCTGTTCACCTGCGGACGACACGTCGAGGACAAGCAGCGCGACGTGCTGAACATGGTCCTCGCAGGAATCGGCGAAGCGGTAGAATGCACAGAACAACAAGTACACGATCTCACCGCCATTACCGGCAGTGCTCCGGCGTTTCTCTATCGAATGGTCGAGGAGCTGGAACTTTCGGCACAAGGATACGGCATGGCACCGGAAACAGCGCGCCGCATGGTCGCCCAGATGATCTACGGATCGGCGGCGATGCTGAAAACGGGCGCAGACCCTGCCGATTTGCGAGACAGTGTGACAACGCCGGGCGGTGCGACGGCAGCGGGGCTTCGCGTGATGGACGAGCGTCGTTTTTCTGAAATGATGCAAGGTGCAGTCGAAGCCACCAATGCCCGCGCCCGCGAGATGGCGAACGAATAAACGAGGAGGCTCAACCGACACCATGAGCGACCAAGACAAAAACATTGATATGATGCGCAAACTCGTCGAAGCCAAGAAAGCCAAGAGCGCAGGCCAACGCGGCCTCGGACGCGCCGACAAAGACATTCAGGCCAAAGCGATGAAAGTCACCAAGCAACATAAAAAAGGCGGACTCTTCGACGGCAAATAAGCCGCATCAGAAGCCCGCAGGCACACCGAAAAACGGAGAGCAGAGAAGATGGAGGCGAGTGTCATGAAAAATATTTTTTCCGGGATTCAACCCAGTGGCATGATTACGCTGGGCAACTACTTGGGTGCGATGAAGCAGTTCCTCGCGTTGCAAGAGCAAGAGAATTGCTTTTTCTGTATCGTCAACCAGCATGCGATCACCCTCCCGCAAGACCCGGCCGACCTGCGTCGCAACACCCGCAGTCTCGCGGCGCTGTACGTCGCCATCGGCCTCGATCCGGAAAAAGTCGTCCTGTTCGTTCAGTCCGACGTTGCGGCGCACGTCAAACTCGGCTGGATCATGCAGACGATTTCCTACGTCGGCGAACTGGAACGCATGACTCAGTTCAAAGACAAAGCACGCGGTCGTGAAGAGTCGATCCCGGCAGGTCTCTTGACCTATCCGCCGTTGATGGCTGCCGACATCTTGCTTTACCAGACGGACGTCGTGCCGGTCGGCGACGACCAGAAGCAACACATCGAGTTGACCCGCGACTTGGCACAGCGTTTCAACAACCGCTTCGGCGAAGTGTTCACCATCCCGGACATCCAACTGCCAAGCGTTGGCGGACGCATCATGTCCTTGCAAGAGCCGACGAAAAAAATGTCCAAGTCCGACCCGAACCAGCAGTCGTTCCTGTCGCTACTCGATTCGGAAGCGGACATCGTGAAGAAAATCAAGCGCGCGCAAACGGACTCCGACAACG encodes the following:
- a CDS encoding ferric reductase-like transmembrane domain-containing protein, with translation MNTILSFYHVSLPAWVDAWTLTRSAGIGGYVLLTLSVLVGLYQSIRTKQGKPAPIAAAAHVSMARWSLYLVLVHLILLAFDSYSNYSWSELLIPFTSHLEPIPMAFGIIAGYLLLFTMVTTELRTKIGQKAWKKLHMASPILYLLSTVHGIANGTDTGSYLPMYIASSLSVILMLVIRFGFAGKSKKTAEAS
- the proC gene encoding pyrroline-5-carboxylate reductase; the encoded protein is MRKQRILFIGAGRMAEAIFAGVLRTQKDYIEEIVVANRSDLARLHAMRDQYGVSVTTDWRDAVAKADVVLLAMPPQNHRDVLTQLAPYIKGQLVMTVAAGIGIGLLEETLPAGTPVVWIMPNTAAGIGESITLFTCGRHVEDKQRDVLNMVLAGIGEAVECTEQQVHDLTAITGSAPAFLYRMVEELELSAQGYGMAPETARRMVAQMIYGSAAMLKTGADPADLRDSVTTPGGATAAGLRVMDERRFSEMMQGAVEATNARAREMANE
- a CDS encoding alpha/beta hydrolase translates to MVEKFSVPIPTHEAERTIRVYLPKSYEAGDRRYPVLYAHDGQNLFHDADATGGVSLGLEAYFDTHGVEMIVVGIDSVPGEQRIIDYYAWAHGEFSQRILGEACTLPAKGEAYIDFIVQDLKPLIDRKYRTLENSTAMAGISSGGSISMYAACAYPHIFKRIAGFSNAFYRNQEGIEDFVRDSDLSLLENVYLDCGAQEGKGEEEIAQIFLGSNRSVYEILKQKFPQARFRVVEDGEHSYEHFKKRAPEVLASLFEDIL
- a CDS encoding FAD:protein FMN transferase; translated protein: MTQQNFSFRAMNTNVEICFLPANSMEDSEFTALMTDVQFLFEQVEDTCSRFRPDSELSRLNEMAAQTNRAENWFPVSTLLCDLLIAAEEAYHDTDGIFNPGLLRHLQTAGYDLSFEKLQPQPMKKSEALLTAPGLPFHLNAKHKTISLQPHAQLDLGGIAKGWTVDRAVAHLRRFGAGFVNAGGDLRVFGQTKEPWNIGVEDPFAPDRDVASLQMSSGALATSSTVKRRWQQGSIWQHHLLDSTTGRPSTSAIATATVTAPTAVQADVWAKTVLFLGPERGADFLRRRNQQGVVVHHTRNVQFVK
- a CDS encoding aromatic acid exporter family protein; this encodes MKIGFRTIKTAVGSALSIYVASYLGLEFYSFAGILTMLCLRETVKRSFRDAWERFVACLIGIAFAVLAFHLFGFHPWVIGLILLFLIPTSVMLKVQGSVLTACVIILHMFMSEHVGVSMVLNELKLVAVGIGAALLMNSYMPNREKELVRLQKQIEGNFKSIFQQIARFLREGATDWEGREITETVDILRDALKLALEDIENHVLREETGYYAYFLMRSRQFEIIQRIMLTLSPLEGSYEQGRQIADYLDEMSVHIAPGTREMTQGRLDSLARLQDEFKKADLPQNRHEFENRAALLHFIHDMERYLKIKQKWLIRDKR
- a CDS encoding TetR/AcrR family transcriptional regulator; protein product: MEEKLDARIKRSRQLLREALVTLIEEKGYERLTVRDITDRAALNRSTFYLHYQDKEDLLRQTAKEVLDELRACFQTPEPIPLKDDISPTLISLFEHVEQNGDFYQVMLSEKGFPRFQFYLEKVMIDSLKGRQDLLQPQGELAVPFDFFLHYIASAHTGMIAWWLGQDRPYSPKYMATQLTRLIRSTAQALR
- a CDS encoding erythromycin esterase family protein; this translates as MNKHDIVEEIRNHSLRLDSHDDLDELVDAIGDAQIVMLGEASHGTSEFYSLRMELSKRLIERKGFNFIGVEGDWPSCYSLNQYVKNTSGAPGSVREAVGAFNRWPTWMWANQEVMELGKWMRGFNANRDESKRVGFYGLDMYSLWESMEEVLKYLEETNSPELFKAKRAFACFEPYSREGQTYGMAAAYLHETCEEEVVKLLTSLQERRFNGRVESEAELSAELNAMVAVNAERYYRSMVRGGNDSWNIRDTHMVEALNQLMRFHGTGAKAIIWEHNTHIGDARATDMASEGMVNVGQLVREQYGRENCYAIGFGTHRGTVIAAREWGAPLQVMPVPKAIHNSWEDLMHRAGAHNQILFLGPENPLFQTTVGHRAIGVVYYPEYERGNYVPSNMAERYDAFVYVDETKALRPVVVEEVVV
- the trpS gene encoding tryptophan--tRNA ligase, which encodes MKNIFSGIQPSGMITLGNYLGAMKQFLALQEQENCFFCIVNQHAITLPQDPADLRRNTRSLAALYVAIGLDPEKVVLFVQSDVAAHVKLGWIMQTISYVGELERMTQFKDKARGREESIPAGLLTYPPLMAADILLYQTDVVPVGDDQKQHIELTRDLAQRFNNRFGEVFTIPDIQLPSVGGRIMSLQEPTKKMSKSDPNQQSFLSLLDSEADIVKKIKRAQTDSDNAIRFDKENKPGISNLLSIYSLLAGRKLEEIEAEYSGKTYGALKGDLAELVLSELKPIQERYHNLVESSQLDDILDAGAAKANEVANATLDKVEQAVGLSRK